TTTGGGTGAGCAAGAATCCTGTTACATATGGCTAGTAGACTGGTACTGCGCGTCAGCAATTCCTTTTCTGGCAGCGATATTCTTTAAAGAAGGACAGCAATACGATAACTCGACAGTTACACATAGTCGATGCCGCTCGAATATTTGCTACGTCAGCGAAGGTTTTAAATTAGCGATCTGGGCCACTACACAATGGACTTTTATCAATTAAATCATCTTGACTATTATCGATGTGGATCTCGGAGGCCACGACTCAGACTGAACGCGTGTATCTGACTGCCATGACGATGATCAGGCTGGGTTATTCCACGCTGCGAACACCAGCATCGTAACGATCctaaatttttcaaaaatcaacCAAACTTCGAATAAAAGAGTGCTCTAAGACTTGAGATCAGTTGTGTAGTAGTCGTATACTGGAAAGCAGTTCTCTTCCTTCACCCTAAACCCACATCAAATGGCTTCCACAATGTCTCATTTGTATGTCTTTGATCTCGTCTCTTCCCATATCATATGTTAAGTCTGGTGAGCCATGTTCGAAATAAGCTTGACAATGGGACTGAAAATCAACTTAAGAGGCAGAAGAGGAAATAAGAAGCGCCAATACACAAAGGAAGGTGGAGCAAGTAATGTTCGGGCCATGATAGTTTTTGTTTCCTTCAAATAGGGTCCCCAGCAATGTTACTGAAATATTTTAATTGGTGGCTTAACAAGTTAAGAAAAAGGCTATAAACTTCGTTACAGGTATCTAATTAATCTACTGACGAGAATttagaaatgaaaaaaaatgacgAAAACATGAGCAGAGAGCGTTTGAAATCATGTTCAGATTTTGATCAAGTGATTGGAGGTCTAGCGTTGGCCAGAGCGACATAGTGACCCCAAGAAATGAGCTCATTGGTACAGTCATCCCTATTGATCTGAATCTCAATCAAAGTAGGACCCCTAGTGTTACTTTTGGCCTTCTTAATGGCTTCCGATAGCTCAGCGCCTGTTTTCACTTGAAAGCCTTTGCCATGCCCGTCGTTTGCGTTGAATGCCTCCATTAGGGCTGCATAGTTccagttcttgatgttATTGTATGGTCCATCGTGAATTTCCACCTCGATAGTGTAGCCATAGttattgatcaagaaaatcAGAATGGGCTGTTTCAAACGAATCATCTGGGCAACCTCCTGAACCGTCATTTGGAAGGAGCCATCTCCGACCATGGTGACAATCTCTCTGTCTGGCGCACCCACCGAGTACCCGAAGCAAGCTGGAACCGACCAGCCGATATGGCCCCACTGCATTTCGACCTCAAATTTGGCACCCTTGGGAAGATCCATTTGAACGCCGTTAAACCAAGAATCACCAGTTTCAGCAAACAATGTCGTCTTAGAGTTTATGATTCCCTGAATTTGACGTGCCATCTCTTGTCTGGTTATGGCAGCAGAAGGTTCTGCAGCCTTAATGGCTGGAGGTACCGGACGCAAACGCTGATATTCGACCACACTTTTGTCATTTTTAGAAACTTTTTTGGCTAAAGCATCTAAGAAGTCTGCAAGCTTGATGTGCCCGTAATAGTGGTCTGGAAATTTGACATTGTCAGAGTCAACCTCTATTCTGTGAGTAGCTGGTTGAAGGGAAGTCCAACCAGTTGTACTGTAATCAGTGAACACACATCCGGCGCATATGGTCAGATCGGACCACTGTAGGATGGCATCTGCCTTTTTGGTGCTGACATTGCCCCAGTAAACGCCGGCATATTGTGGATGGTCTTCGGGGAAGAGAGATTTTGCTGCCGGTAGGACTGCCACTGCGCAGCCCAACGCTTCAGCTAATCTCAAAAACGCCTTTTCTGCACCTGCTGACTTCAACTTTGGTCCTGCCAACAATGTTGGTTTCAAACGACTTCCAATAAGCTTGTTAGCGGCGTCTACAGCTGCGGTCAAGGTCTTTGGCTCACTGGGCGATTGATACAACACTCCCTCAATTGGACCTGGCAAAGCACACGACTGCGTGGACATGTTGGTGGGAACTTCAATGTAACAGGGTTTTTTCTTAGCTAGGCACTCCCTGATTGCAAAGTCAATCAGACTTGGTGCATCTTTTGCGTGCTTGATTTGCACAGCAGCACAGGTAATCTTTTTGGCCATTTCGAATTCGTAATCAAAGTTGTGAGTACCAATGGtgtggtgaagaagattgtgATCGATCGAATCGTTCGTGTTGGGAGAGCCTGCGATCAAGATCACAGGGAGGTTCTCACCGTAAGCACTACCGATACCATTGAAAGCGGAGAAAGCGCCAACGCTGAATGTGACAACAACTGCAGCCACACCTTTCGATCTGGCGTATCCCTCGGCGGCAAAGGAGCAGTTTAATTCATTGGAGCAATTCACCTCTTCCAGCTTAGGGTGTGCCTGTAATTTGTCTAAAAGTGCCAAATTATAGTCCCCGGGAACCACGAAATGATTTTCGATGCCCACTTCAGAAAGCCTTGTAGCGAGATAACTTCCAACTGTTGTTGTCATTTGTGATTGAAATTTAAGTATGAATGTCTGATTTATTGTCTTAGGAGTGTGGCTTCAATTCATGAACACTAGGCATTATTCGGGATATTGAGCTCTTTATATAGTAATTTTCTGAAGGCTGCTTTACCACTGCCCATTGATCAGTCATGGCGAAGACAAACTGCCCACTGATCCCATCCATCGATCGTGTTTGCCATAGCAATTCACTTCGAGAACAAGAGCGTCTGGGCTCACCCACGAAAGGGAATCAGACCAGAATTACGATGCCCACGCTCGGTTCCTAATGGTGCCACCTACTCTAACTGTCAGTATCTGCAGCAATAAGCTCCTCGTCATTGGCAACTGTAATACCGTTCTCAGGTAGCTGAATTTCTACTGTATTGGCATCCCACGCTGAAGTGGCAGGTTGCAAGGGGTGAGGTACGATGCAAAAATGTTCCTTGGCACTAAATACTCCGAGCAAATGCCAAGCCTTTTTTTTTTACCTATGAAGGTGCATGTAGTTTGTTTTGGAAACGCTATTTTTAAAGACGGTATTCTTATTAACTAAAATTCTAGAACTATACGAGATTTGGGTATCGCATTATTTTCAGTCGTAGCCAACTTTCTTGCAAGCGGCCTTGATGCTTTCTGCTGACTTCtgaatctctttgatttccTCATCTTGGAGGAGAAGTTTCGCGACATGATGTGCACCGTTGCGGCCTACTTTGGCGGGAACGCTAAGTGCGACATCTTTGATGCCATAATACTCACCAACAGTAGAAACAGTAAGCAAAGCGCCTTCGTCTTTCAAAATGGCGCTCACTATATAAGTGAGACCTTCGGCTATACCGTAAGCGGTGTAACCTTTGCGCTTGATGATGTTGCTGGCGGCATCACGCGTCTCCTCATAGATCTTGTGCAAAGCAGCCTTATCAAATTTCATGCCAGACTGCTCGCAGTAGTCCGCTAGTCTCATTCCTGCAATTGATGCCAGCGACCAAGCAGCAACCTCGCTATCGCCATGTTCACCAACGATAAAGGCGTCAACACTTCCGGATGAAACGTCGAAGTACCTTCCCAAGTTGTATCTTAACCGAACCGAATCTAGAAGAGTCCCTGATCCAATGACACGCTGTGGAGGGAATCCTGACAATTTGTAAGCGATTAGCGTCAACACGTCCACCGGGTTGGTGGCAAGCAACAAAATGGTGTTGGGCGCGTTCTTGGCAATTTGGGGGATTATGTCCTCCATTATCTTGGCGTTCTTAGAGACTAAATCCATTCTGCTTTGTCCAGGCTTTTGATTAGCACCACCGGTGACGATGACAATGGCGCAGTCGGCACAATCCTCGTAAGTTCCAACCCTGACTTGGATCTCAGAAGATAAGGGCGATGCGTGATTCAAGTCCATAAATTCTCCCACAGCTTTATCTTTATTAATAACAATCAGAATGATGTCGGCTGCCATACCACTGAGTAGCAGCGTGTATGCGGTTGTAGACCCGACGCTGCCAACTCCGACAACAGCAATCTTGACCggtttcaaatcctttCTAGTAGACatattctcttttcttGCTTAATCTTAGCTACTGAAGTGAAGCTAAGTAAGAGTTATATCTCAAGACATTCGCCTTTTTATACCCTTTCATACCTTTGACATCCTATTACTCTCTAGGCCttgagagaagagaatagGGAGTAGCAGCGAATAGAGAAGGTACTCTATTGAAGCTAGCTCTTACCCACGTCCATCGTACGTCTTTCTAGTGTTGACGTAGCAATGGCCTATCCCACCAGTTTCCATGGCAACCAACGTCTTCACCGCGGTTGGTAAAAAAATCTTGGCATCTTTAATGTCAACCTGCAGGAAGCCTTCGAGAAAAATCCCATGTTTCCACCCCACGCTTTTGACCAATGAGTTTGCGCAATGCCCAAATCAGTTCAGACCTCGATGATGGCTCTCTACAACAATAATACAATGCAGGAAGTAAACGAGTCTGAACTCTCAATACTTCGTTAACGGTCAAATCATTCCTATTGCTACATGCGTTGCGAAAAAAGCTTTATTTTGATGTCTTGAGTGTCGGAAATCCGCCCTATGAAACCTCTTACGCTAAGCCGTTTTTCGGCCGCTTGCTGTAGGATCgtttttgatcaatgtcgCATGTTTGGTTCGTGCATCCATGGCTTCACTAGCATCCCACGAATCCGTCTCTTAGAGCAAACTTTAAAATATGACGCATTTTCTCAAACCGCCTGATTATTTCTGTCAAGCTGGCGAAGCTCTCGAGTGTGCAATAGCTCGATAGCTCAATTATAGCTAAGCGGTAAAAAAAATCCCACTTTTCGTGGGGAAGACCCGTTACCGTGGCAGCAGCGACGACTAATTTTTGGCTTGGCGCGGTGAGAAAAACTTGGCACATTTAGCGTTGATAGCGCTACAACTGCGTTAGGAACAGCAAAACTTCTTTTTGAGAACTGCGCAACATGGCACTCCATTGAATGATCAAATGCTCTCACTTGAAGTATAAAAACAGAAATATAAACCACAGCTTCTCAACCCGCCATCTCTTGCTTCATTGTAAATTTCAAGCAGCGGCAGGCAACACCAAAAAAAACAACAATTCAAAGCGACATACAATGAAATTGTACAGTTTTCAGTTCTCAATCTTATGATAAGAATACCATTTTGGAGGCCAACAAACAGTATAACCACAATATGTTTTTTGAATGAGGCGCTGAGTAAGGATACCGCAGCTATGGCAAAAGGCTGCGATGCTGTGTGTGTTTTCGTCAATGATAATGTAGATTCCGAAACTATATCGACTCTCAAGGATCAGAATGTCAAATTGATTACTTTGCGTTGTGCTGGTTTTAATAATATCGACTTAGCAGCtgcgaagaagaacaacatTGCGGTAGCTCGAGTTCCAGCTTATTCGCCCTATGCTGTTGCTGAGTACACAGTGGGATTGTTGCTTGCCGTCAATAGGAAAATCAACCGTGCTTGGATGAGAGTGAGATTGGACAACTTTAGTCTCGAGGGCCTATTAGGAAGAGATCTTCATGGCAAAGTAGTTGGAATTGTTGGCA
The window above is part of the Torulaspora delbrueckii CBS 1146 chromosome 3, complete genome genome. Proteins encoded here:
- the TDEL0C07020 gene encoding alpha-keto acid decarboxylase family protein; translated protein: MTTTVGSYLATRLSEVGIENHFVVPGDYNLALLDKLQAHPKLEEVNCSNELNCSFAAEGYARSKGVAAVVVTFSVGAFSAFNGIGSAYGENLPVILIAGSPNTNDSIDHNLLHHTIGTHNFDYEFEMAKKITCAAVQIKHAKDAPSLIDFAIRECLAKKKPCYIEVPTNMSTQSCALPGPIEGVLYQSPSEPKTLTAAVDAANKLIGSRLKPTLLAGPKLKSAGAEKAFLRLAEALGCAVAVLPAAKSLFPEDHPQYAGVYWGNVSTKKADAILQWSDLTICAGCVFTDYSTTGWTSLQPATHRIEVDSDNVKFPDHYYGHIKLADFLDALAKKVSKNDKSVVEYQRLRPVPPAIKAAEPSAAITRQEMARQIQGIINSKTTLFAETGDSWFNGVQMDLPKGAKFEVEMQWGHIGWSVPACFGYSVGAPDREIVTMVGDGSFQMTVQEVAQMIRLKQPILIFLINNYGYTIEVEIHDGPYNNIKNWNYAALMEAFNANDGHGKGFQVKTGAELSEAIKKAKSNTRGPTLIEIQINRDDCTNELISWGHYVALANARPPIT
- the TDEL0C07030 gene encoding L-lactate dehydrogenase, with the protein product MSTRKDLKPVKIAVVGVGSVGSTTAYTLLLSGMAADIILIVINKDKAVGEFMDLNHASPLSSEIQVRVGTYEDCADCAIVIVTGGANQKPGQSRMDLVSKNAKIMEDIIPQIAKNAPNTILLLATNPVDVLTLIAYKLSGFPPQRVIGSGTLLDSVRLRYNLGRYFDVSSGSVDAFIVGEHGDSEVAAWSLASIAGMRLADYCEQSGMKFDKAALHKIYEETRDAASNIIKRKGYTAYGIAEGLTYIVSAILKDEGALLTVSTVGEYYGIKDVALSVPAKVGRNGAHHVAKLLLQDEEIKEIQKSAESIKAACKKVGYD